Proteins from one Ananas comosus cultivar F153 linkage group 5, ASM154086v1, whole genome shotgun sequence genomic window:
- the LOC109710550 gene encoding uncharacterized protein LOC109710550, which translates to MGVFSTYSSSPSDAASTPHTHKVFLLCNYILLGAASSCIFLTLSLRLLPSPCGLLLIFLHALTAVGAAAGCAASRGSARWHATHMAGTVLAAIFQGAVALLAFTRTPDFLTELRSYVREEDAEVILKMVGGLGIAIFMLEWMVLALAFFLRFYAVVEGGADHHEARMRSAKVGNEESLKDWPWPFQV; encoded by the coding sequence ATGGGGGTGTTCTCAACCTACTCATCATCGCCCTCGGACGCGGCGTCGACGCCGCACACCCACAAGGTGTTCCTCCTCTGCAACTACATCCTCCTCGGGGCGGCGTCGAGctgcatcttcctcaccctctccctccgcctcctcccctccccctgCGGCCTCCTCCTCATCTTCCTCCACGCCCTCACCGCCGTCGGCGCCGCAGCGGGCTGCGCTGCCTCCCGCGGCTCCGCGCGCTGGCACGCCACCCACATGGCCGGCACCGTCCTCGCCGCCATCTTCCAGGGGGCCGTCGCCCTCCTCGCCTTCACCCGCACCCCCGACTTCCTCACCGAGCTCCGGTCCTACGTCCGCGAGGAGGACGCCGAGGTCATACTCAAGATGGTCGGCGGCCTCGGCATCGCCATCTTCATGCTCGAGTGGATGGTGCTCGCCCTCGCCTTCTTCCTGCGGTTCTACGCCGTCGTCGAGGGCGGCGCCGATCACCATGAGGCGAGGATGAGGAGCGCCAAAGTCGGGAATGAGGAGAGTTTGAAGGATTGGCCCTGGCCTTTCcaggtttaa
- the LOC109709906 gene encoding uncharacterized protein LOC109709906 — translation MTPSLVPPPTSCTSPPLSRTQNNSCSFSFHRVEAHSDKLAIQFNHRRIFMYGLITAGFGSMSTPESASAAKRRPPPPPTPQEEKRDPNVSGVQAKVLASKKRKEAMKETIAKLREKGKPVQ, via the exons ATGACCCCTTCTCTGGTGCCCCCTCCTACATCTTGTACTTCACCACCCCTATCTAGAACTCAGAATAATAGTTGTTCATTCTCATTCCATAGAGTTGAGGCTCATTCTGACAAGTTGGCCATTCAATTTAACCACAGGAG GATTTTTATGTATGGTTTGATTACTGCTGGATTTGGCTCGATGTCGACTCCCGAAAGCGCGTCGGCCGCGAAGAgacggcctccgccgccgccaactccgcaggaggagaagagggaCCCAAATGTGAGTGGTGTGCAGGCCAAAGTCCTGGCAAGCAAGAAGCGGAAGGAGGCCATGAAAGAAACAATTGCTAAGCTGAGGGAGAAAGGAAAGCCAGTTCAATGA
- the LOC109710174 gene encoding uncharacterized protein LOC109710174 yields MLLQQTLLLPKPSSPLPFPPNPNPNPKPSPLLSISSTTPRLRSKPSPPSASSSSSATSDPIPNPDPNPKPNPKKRRSKPKPPPETTGAGEFPSTIPRKPRRGRRSEAAAVEDFVRDRLERTFAAIPEKNAGVLEGKEEEVLKSRDESIEEEEEKNQVVVEEEDPDWPLDADIGWGIRSSEYFEKHPIRNVVVDGVEIDWEGEMEEGWVKEINCLEWESFAFHPSPLVVLVFERYKRAADNWKLLKELEKAAKVYWSAKDRLPPRTVKIDINIETDLAYALKVKECPQLLFLKGNKILYREKEMRSAEELVQMIAHFYYNAKRPSWVDATAVAPPF; encoded by the exons ATGCTGCTTCAGCAAACACTCCTCCTTCCTAAACCCTCCTCTCCTCTACCCTtccccccaaaccctaaccctaaccctaaaccctctcCGCTCCTCTCCATCTCTTCCACGACCCCTCGACTCCGGTCGAAACCCTCGCCTCCCtccgcgtcgtcgtcgtcgtcagcAACCTCCGATCCCATCCCTAACCCTGACCCTAatcctaaacctaaccctaaaaaaCGCCGTTCAAAGCCCAAACCCCCGCCGGAAACAACCGGCGCCGGCGAATTCCCGTCGACGATCCCCCGGAAACCGCGCCGTGGGCGCCggagcgaggcggcggcggtggaggactTCGTCCGAGACCGCCTCGAGCGGACCTTCGCCGCCATACCGGAGAAGAACGCGGGGGTTTTggaggggaaggaggaggaagtTCTAAAGAGCAGAGATGAGAGCatagaggaggaggaagagaagaatcaggtggtggtggaggaggaggatccGGATTGGCCGTTGGATGCCGACATCGGGTGGGGGATACGGTCGTCAGAGTACTTTGAGAAGCATCCGATCAGGAATGTAGTTGTGGATGGCGTGGAGATCGATTGGGAGGGGGAGATGGAGGAAGGGTGGGTGAAGGAGATCAACTGCTTGGAGTGGGAGAGCTTCGCATTCCATCCGAGCCCTCTCGTCGTTCTAGTCTTCGAGCGCTACAAGAG GGCAGCTGATAATTGGAAGCTTCTGAAAGAGTTGGAAAAGGCAGCTAAAGTGTATTGGAGTGCTAAGGATAGACTACCTCCTAGG ACAGTCAAGATTGATATCAACATTGAGACAGATTTGGCATATGCACTCAAGGTCAAGGAATGCCCGCAATTGTTATTCCTGAAAGGGAACAAGATCTTGTATAGGGAGAAAG AGATGAGAAGTGCAGAAGAATTGGTGCAAATGATAGCACATTTCTACTACAATGCAAAGAGACCTTCATGGGTTGATGCCACAGCGGTCGCTCCTCCGTTTTAA
- the LOC109710337 gene encoding ribonuclease 2, translated as MSCLLLPLLHFSSCEASSSSSSSSSSSKGREFDYFVLALQWPGTICRSTHHCCSSNGCCGSNPLTYFTIHGLWADYDDGTWPSCCSHSGFDINKISSLLPTLKKYWPSLYCSSSSRCFGGKGPIWAHEWEKHGTCSYPVIQDEYSYFSTTLDLYSKYNVTKILETAGIEATNGEKYLLGDIVSAIKKAFGASPLLVCKHGSLQELRLCFYKDFTPRDCVIGSNIVDDSPNSRNSCPRYISLPTYTFPFPVIGETSGAIARLARKHPELFATS; from the exons ATGTCGTG tctcctccttccccttctccatttctcctcttgcgaagcttcgtcgtcgtcgtcgtcgtcgtcgtcgtcgtcgaagggGAGGGAGTTCGATTACTTCGTGTTGGCGCTCCAATGGCCCGGCACCATATGCCGATCGACCCACCATTGTTGCTCCTCCAATGGCTGTTGCGG CTCAAATCCTCTGACCTATTTTACAATTC ATGGGCTGTGGGCTGATTATGACGATGGAACATGGCCATCTTGCTGCAGTCATTCTGGTTTTGATATTAATAAG ATTTCATCTTTGTTACCAACACTTAAGAAGTATTGGCCATCATTATACTGCAGCTCTTCATCACGCTGCTTTGGTGGAAAAGGACCTATTTGGGCACATGAG TGGG AAAAACATGGGACATGCTCCTACCCAGTAATACAGGATGAATATAGTTATTTCTCAACAACCCTTGATCTCTACTCCAAATACAATGTTACG AAAATTTTGGAAACAGCAGGTATTGAAGCTACAAATGGTGAGAAATATTTGTTAGGAGATATTGTGTCTGCCATTAAAAAAGCCTTTGGGGCATCGCCGTTACTGGTTTGCAAGCATGGCTCGCTGCAGGAACTCAGATTGTGCTTCTATAAGGATTTTACG CCTCGTGATTGCGTAATTGGATCAAATATTGTAGACGACTCACCGAACTCGAGAAACTCTTGCCCTCGATACATCAGTTTGCCAACATATACATTTCCAT TTCCGGTTATTGGAGAGACCAGCGGAGCAATCGCCCGGCTGGCCAGGAAACATCCCGAGCTCTTCGCGACATCATAA